In the genome of Poecilia reticulata strain Guanapo linkage group LG16, Guppy_female_1.0+MT, whole genome shotgun sequence, one region contains:
- the LOC103478393 gene encoding tumor necrosis factor receptor superfamily member 6B-like isoform X2, with protein sequence MSESDQPSKIRSPCQSCSCSLAFSCAPQRIPPTNTETGQQNQEVEHECSSTNNRVCRCKAGFYMMEDFCVTHTECGPGHGVQAIGTPKNDTMCEKCAKGYFSSSSSASDQCVKHQDCSGASVMLLQGSAFHDTVCGTCESLANGGDDLRAVLSASFTGSRIPRRDLRRLIHKIIHKDQEDDFTGDSALPKQRGPLVDVIRAWLAQATPEQLKELAKTMRNSQFSSIGTKLESILDEIKQRNPTCSL encoded by the exons ATGTCTGAATCTGATCAACCCTCAAAAATACG CTCTCCCTGTCAGTCCTGCTCCTGCTCCCTGGCATTCTCTTGTGCGCCGCAGAGGATCCCACCTACCAACACCGAGACTGGACAACAG AACCAGGAGGTGGAGCACGAGTGCTCTTCAACCAACAACAGAGTCTGTCGTTGCAAAGCTGGGTTTTACATGATGGAGGACTTCTgtgtcacacacacagaatgCGGCCCTGGACATGGAGTTCAGGCTATAG GTACACCAAAAAACGACACCATGTGTGAAAAATGTGCCAAAGGGTATTTTTCCAGCTCATCTTCTGCCTCTGATCAGTGTGTAAAACATCAGGACTGCTCAGGGGCCAGCGTCATGCTCCTCCAAGGCTCAGCATTCCACGACACAGTTTGTGGCACCTGTGAAAGTCTCGCAAATGGAG GTGATGACCTCAGAGCAGTCCTGTCTGCATCATTCACTGGGAGCAGGATACCAAGAAGAGATTTAAGAAGACTTATTCACAA GATCATTCATAAGGATCAAGAGGATGATTTCACCGGAGACTCAGCTCTGCCAAAGCAGAGAGGCCCTCTTGTAGATGTGATCAGAGCGTGGCTGGCCCAGGCTACTCCAGAGCAGCTCAAAGAGCTGGCTAAAACCATGAGGAATTCCCAGTTTAGCTCCATAGGGACTAAACTAGAAAGCATCCTTGATGAAATTAAGCAGCGGAATCCTACCTGCAGTTTATAA
- the LOC103478393 gene encoding tumor necrosis factor receptor superfamily member 6B-like isoform X1, translating to MSMLSLSVLLLLPGILLCAAEDPTYQHRDWTTGKILQCKQCRPGSYRTAHCTAAKETQCAPCQSDHYTELWNYLNRCLYCNNFCSQNQEVEHECSSTNNRVCRCKAGFYMMEDFCVTHTECGPGHGVQAIGTPKNDTMCEKCAKGYFSSSSSASDQCVKHQDCSGASVMLLQGSAFHDTVCGTCESLANGGDDLRAVLSASFTGSRIPRRDLRRLIHKIIHKDQEDDFTGDSALPKQRGPLVDVIRAWLAQATPEQLKELAKTMRNSQFSSIGTKLESILDEIKQRNPTCSL from the exons ATGAGCATG CTCTCCCTGTCAGTCCTGCTCCTGCTCCCTGGCATTCTCTTGTGCGCCGCAGAGGATCCCACCTACCAACACCGAGACTGGACAACAGGTAAAATTCTCCAATGCAAACAGTGCAGACCGGGATCTTACCGCACCGCTCACTGCACTGCCGCCAAGGAAACGCAGTGCGCACCATGTCAGAGCGACCACTACACGGAGCTGTGGAACTACCTCAACAGGTGTCTGTACTGCAACAACTTCTGCTCACAGAACCAGGAGGTGGAGCACGAGTGCTCTTCAACCAACAACAGAGTCTGTCGTTGCAAAGCTGGGTTTTACATGATGGAGGACTTCTgtgtcacacacacagaatgCGGCCCTGGACATGGAGTTCAGGCTATAG GTACACCAAAAAACGACACCATGTGTGAAAAATGTGCCAAAGGGTATTTTTCCAGCTCATCTTCTGCCTCTGATCAGTGTGTAAAACATCAGGACTGCTCAGGGGCCAGCGTCATGCTCCTCCAAGGCTCAGCATTCCACGACACAGTTTGTGGCACCTGTGAAAGTCTCGCAAATGGAG GTGATGACCTCAGAGCAGTCCTGTCTGCATCATTCACTGGGAGCAGGATACCAAGAAGAGATTTAAGAAGACTTATTCACAA GATCATTCATAAGGATCAAGAGGATGATTTCACCGGAGACTCAGCTCTGCCAAAGCAGAGAGGCCCTCTTGTAGATGTGATCAGAGCGTGGCTGGCCCAGGCTACTCCAGAGCAGCTCAAAGAGCTGGCTAAAACCATGAGGAATTCCCAGTTTAGCTCCATAGGGACTAAACTAGAAAGCATCCTTGATGAAATTAAGCAGCGGAATCCTACCTGCAGTTTATAA
- the LOC103478392 gene encoding tumor necrosis factor receptor superfamily member 11B gives MSTRIMKSNPAMKLIVLFTASFSWAFQEQPVPPKYQYRDPVTSQVHSCDQCPPGTSVKRHCTADTPTECQLCPERHFAENWHWGDTCQYCTSVCKERQLVKQQCNSTHDQLCECVPGYHLVVEFCIAHSNCQPGYGVTVLGTPESDTVCERCPDGYFSAGGSSTCQPHRLCADFGMKTLRWGTSTSDSLCGSPDIKDCSQHHTLCHNDATLCEEAVFQSLASLRLSSVPLERILENLPGQKVDLKSLERLKKACSPQQQVLHLLRLWREQNKDKLYGIIQGVNHCERKVSRCNALKNLTVDDLMKVTNSLPGVKVQEQDVKAVVSTCLPRQYLLQILHLWKSANYNLDLAKGLTRSLRVLRSQEAPRYLVKSLKKINRIIGTTSAHKKYEKMFMSMFQDESCFKAHKQLNE, from the exons CTCTTCACGGCTTCTTTCTCGTGGGCCTTTCAGGAGCAACCCGTGCCACCAAAGTACCAGTACAGAGATCCAGTGACATCTCAGGTCCATTCTTGTGACCAGTGCCCCCCTGGTACATCCGTCAAACGACACTGCACCGCTGACACGCCAACCGAATGCCAGCTCTGTCCTGAGAGGCATTTTGCTGAGAACTGGCACTGGGGGGACACGTGCCAGTACTGTACCTCG GTGTGTAAGGAGAGACAGCTAGTGAAACAGCAGTGCAACAGCACGCATGACCAGCTCTGTGAATGTGTACCTGGATACCATCTAGTGGTGGAATTCTGCATTGCACACAGTAACTGTCAGCCTGGGTACGGAGTCACAGTGTTGG GTACGCCTGAAAGCGACACCGTGTGTGAACGCTGTCCGGATGGTTATTTCTCCGCTGGCGGCTCCTCCACGTGTCAGCCGCACAGACTCTGCGCTGATTTCGGCATGAAGACTCTGCGATGGGGAACGTCCACTTCAGACAGCCTGTGTGGCTCTCCTGACATCAAGGACTGCTCCCAGCATCACACTCTGTGCCACAATG ATGCGACTCTGTGTGAAGAAGCAGTCTTCCAGTCTCTGGCGTCGCTGCGACTGTCCTCGGTGCCTCTGGAGCGAATCCTCGAGAATCTCCCTGGACAGAAGGTGGATCTGAAGAGCCTGGAGAGGCTGAAGAAGGCGTGCTCTCCTCAGCAGCAGGTCCTGCACCTGCTGAGGCTATGGAGAGAGCAGAACAAGGACAAGTTGTACGGCATCATACAAG GTGTGAACCACTGTGAGCGAAAGGTCTCCCGCTGCAACGCTCTAAAGAACCTGACCGTAGACGATCTCATGAAAGTGACCAACAGCCTGCCGGGAGTAAAGGTCCAGGAGCAGGACGTGAAGGCCGTGGTCTCCACCTGCCTGCCCAGGCAGTACCTCCTGCAGATCCTCCACCTGTGGAAATCTGCAAACTACAACCTGGATCTAGCCAAAGGCCTGACTCGTAGTCTGAGGGTGCTGCGCAGCCAGGAAGCGCCGCGGTATCTCGTCAAAAGCCTCAAGAAAATCAACCGCATCATAGGGACCACGTCAGCGCACAAGAAGTACGAGAAGATGTTCATGAGCATGTTTCAGGATGAGTCGTGCTTCAAAGCTCACAAGCAGCTAAACGAATGA